A window of Sutcliffiella cohnii contains these coding sequences:
- a CDS encoding ATP-dependent nuclease: MFISKIKYIENYRNLSSAQFSFDKKLNFIVGENNTGKTNVLDLLNSLVSIGKFNETDFYNIQEPIKISFTIEYSEDEIGFFENNFDADDELKISITAIQENVDSRIEYCHSSTINSYINPKTIRMMNFVYYSALRSPNKELNFTRNIGTGKVLNYLIKSCINRGTIDEMELIDLDGIKSIVDELNIQIKRINGLPEENIQAYVSDDKQSLINRILELGDVNQKNISRLGDGLQYSFNIYLHILDLLVHLKTTKKEEDFENLLIIFDNGKKLLPLTIGLDEPEIHQHPYRQRALIKSINRIIHNENKEFQKVIKELFGIDGFIGQVFTVTHSPNILLNDYKQIIRLYKEDDETVRVMCGQDIDFDEKVHKHLMRSFVYIKEAMFSKSLILVEGDTEYGAIPVFIDRMGFDMDEKGIGVIKLDGADSVLRCMELYNAFGIKSVAIIDKDKEESYREEDNIIFTDEEDFEAEAYSNYKYTNYLRYLIQINQSQSFIRYLKRQCEEFNAKEFITNPVAYKIPLEDRKRIMTDNEVLELKRLRDNKNSINGAMIAQHVNKIPNSFEKVIKCALSEEESFE, translated from the coding sequence TTGTTTATAAGTAAAATTAAATATATTGAGAATTACAGGAATTTATCAAGTGCTCAGTTCTCATTTGACAAAAAATTAAACTTTATAGTAGGGGAAAATAATACAGGAAAGACTAATGTATTAGATTTGCTAAACTCTTTGGTTAGCATAGGTAAATTTAACGAGACCGATTTTTATAATATACAAGAACCAATTAAAATTTCCTTTACGATTGAATATAGTGAAGATGAAATAGGTTTTTTTGAAAATAATTTTGACGCTGATGACGAATTAAAGATTTCTATCACAGCCATTCAGGAAAATGTTGATTCAAGAATTGAGTATTGTCATTCTTCAACAATAAACTCTTATATTAACCCTAAAACCATTAGAATGATGAATTTTGTATATTATTCAGCATTAAGGTCTCCGAATAAGGAGTTGAATTTCACAAGAAATATTGGGACAGGAAAAGTATTAAATTACTTGATAAAAAGTTGTATTAATAGGGGAACAATAGACGAAATGGAGCTCATTGATCTAGATGGTATAAAGAGTATTGTTGATGAATTGAATATACAAATAAAACGTATAAACGGATTACCAGAAGAAAACATTCAAGCTTATGTTAGTGACGATAAACAGAGTCTAATTAATAGAATATTAGAACTTGGTGATGTGAATCAGAAAAATATAAGTAGACTTGGTGATGGATTGCAATATTCTTTTAATATATATTTGCATATTTTAGATTTACTGGTACATTTGAAAACTACAAAAAAAGAAGAAGATTTTGAGAATCTATTAATAATTTTTGATAATGGGAAAAAATTATTACCGCTAACAATTGGATTAGATGAACCAGAAATACACCAACACCCTTATCGTCAAAGAGCATTGATAAAAAGCATTAATAGAATAATTCATAATGAAAACAAAGAATTTCAAAAAGTTATAAAGGAATTGTTTGGAATAGACGGTTTTATCGGTCAGGTGTTTACAGTAACTCATTCTCCAAATATATTGTTAAATGACTACAAACAAATTATTAGACTCTATAAAGAAGATGATGAAACAGTAAGGGTTATGTGTGGACAAGATATAGATTTCGATGAAAAAGTGCATAAACATTTAATGAGAAGTTTTGTTTATATTAAAGAGGCAATGTTCAGCAAAAGTTTAATACTAGTTGAGGGAGATACCGAGTATGGTGCTATTCCGGTGTTCATTGACCGTATGGGATTTGATATGGATGAGAAAGGAATAGGGGTAATAAAACTAGACGGAGCAGATAGCGTACTGAGGTGTATGGAATTATATAATGCTTTTGGCATTAAATCAGTAGCAATTATAGATAAGGATAAAGAAGAAAGTTATAGAGAAGAAGATAACATAATCTTTACCGATGAAGAAGACTTTGAAGCTGAAGCTTATTCTAATTACAAATATACCAATTACTTAAGATATCTCATACAAATAAATCAATCTCAAAGTTTTATTCGTTATTTAAAAAGACAATGTGAGGAGTTTAATGCTAAAGAATTTATAACAAATCCGGTTGCCTATAAAATTCCATTGGAAGATAGAAAGAGAATTATGACAGATAATGAGGTTCTTGAATTAAAAAGACTAAGGGATAATAAAAATTCTATTAATGGAGCGATGATTGCACAGCATGTTAACAAAATTCCTAATTCATTTGAGAAAGTAATAAAATGTGCTTTAAGTGAGGAGGAAAGTTTTGAATAA
- a CDS encoding UvrD-helicase domain-containing protein: MNKEDLVEKIIKIHESDQEQLDFVFSEQQKIIVTAPAGCGKTKSMISKIAYEILANKTMNFKKILALTFSVNAATKIKEDINEMLPVLLGRKEINVNNKLDVSNYHNFAFKLIQKHGYLLKEELLHIHSFSIIPENSRVLMEYLTSKEYGILNEYDSYLKDVKEKELEKLEEEYYRILIDKVIPNKLITFNGLLLIANKIFENKTIRSFYQKYYCMVIVDEFQDTNYLSYKLITNLFGENKIILMGDDIQKIYGFLGAIPGLFSKVSLEYGMKEMEFKTNYRFANNIEMKKLDNYIRGIIKNYDEIDSYEESADVKVKISDSQADEASFIVNHLTQKVTENESKVAVLVRAGYAANHVIVELEYQGIPYFNGLFSEQNPEYVRFHETASEIFQEESGNSKSVSNSVIEKVLSGIVNKRDEIMIDSDDIYIFDSLFRLLTLFLKSIKNKRLSRSEQYKKVVFVLGSNSLKHIMNEVEESIIVTTLHGSKGLEWDYVYMPEITAYTFPSSRSICTECGRREGRTVYPDACKFNFLSGLKSRFVEEISLFYVGITRAKKDVYLFSNVDFNRFGYTKKSSCMLSLPNLSLNKL; the protein is encoded by the coding sequence TTGAATAAAGAAGATCTTGTAGAAAAAATAATAAAAATTCACGAAAGTGACCAAGAACAGTTAGACTTTGTGTTTAGTGAACAACAAAAAATAATTGTTACTGCTCCCGCTGGATGTGGTAAGACGAAAAGTATGATCAGTAAGATTGCATATGAGATATTAGCAAATAAAACTATGAATTTTAAAAAAATATTGGCACTAACTTTTAGTGTAAATGCTGCTACAAAAATTAAAGAAGACATTAATGAAATGCTCCCTGTGTTATTAGGAAGAAAAGAAATAAATGTAAATAACAAGCTTGATGTCTCTAATTATCATAATTTTGCATTTAAGTTGATACAAAAGCATGGTTATCTTTTAAAAGAAGAACTATTGCATATTCATTCATTCTCTATTATTCCCGAAAATTCTAGAGTTCTAATGGAATATTTAACATCAAAAGAATACGGTATATTAAATGAATATGACTCCTATTTGAAAGATGTAAAAGAAAAAGAACTAGAAAAATTAGAGGAAGAATATTATAGGATACTAATTGATAAAGTTATCCCAAATAAATTAATTACCTTTAATGGTCTATTATTAATTGCTAATAAAATCTTTGAGAATAAAACTATAAGAAGTTTTTATCAGAAATATTATTGTATGGTTATCGTTGATGAATTTCAGGATACAAATTACTTATCATATAAATTAATTACGAATTTATTTGGTGAAAATAAGATAATTCTTATGGGAGATGATATTCAAAAAATCTATGGGTTTCTTGGTGCGATACCTGGTTTATTTTCCAAAGTATCTCTAGAATACGGTATGAAAGAAATGGAATTTAAAACAAATTATCGGTTCGCAAATAACATAGAAATGAAGAAATTAGATAATTATATCAGGGGAATTATTAAAAATTATGATGAAATTGATAGTTATGAGGAAAGTGCCGATGTTAAAGTGAAAATTTCGGATAGTCAGGCTGATGAAGCAAGCTTTATAGTGAATCACTTAACTCAAAAGGTTACAGAGAATGAGTCGAAAGTGGCGGTATTAGTAAGAGCAGGGTACGCAGCCAATCACGTTATTGTTGAATTAGAATACCAAGGAATACCTTATTTTAATGGATTATTTAGTGAGCAAAACCCTGAATACGTGAGGTTTCATGAAACAGCATCAGAAATTTTTCAAGAAGAGAGTGGTAATAGTAAGTCGGTTTCAAATAGTGTTATTGAAAAGGTTCTTTCAGGCATAGTAAATAAACGAGATGAAATAATGATAGACTCAGATGATATTTATATTTTTGATTCACTATTTAGATTGCTAACTCTTTTTTTAAAAAGTATAAAAAATAAAAGATTAAGTAGAAGTGAACAATACAAAAAAGTAGTGTTTGTTCTAGGAAGTAATAGTTTGAAACACATTATGAATGAAGTTGAAGAAAGTATAATTGTTACTACTTTACATGGTTCAAAGGGACTTGAATGGGATTATGTATATATGCCAGAAATTACAGCCTACACTTTTCCTTCAAGCAGAAGTATATGTACAGAGTGCGGTAGACGAGAAGGTAGAACTGTTTATCCAGATGCCTGTAAGTTTAATTTCTTAAGTGGATTGAAAAGTAGATTTGTAGAAGAAATCAGCTTATTTTATGTTGGAATCACAAGAGCAAAAAAAGATGTGTATTTATTTTCCAACGTCGACTTTAACCGTTTTGGATATACAAAAAAGTCAAGTTGTATGTTATCACTGCCAAACTTGTCATTAAATAAACTATAA